Sequence from the uncultured Bacteroides sp. genome:
GCAGGATCAGGACCAAAATGCGTTTGAACAATCGGGTTATCGGCACGGCTAACACCCCAAAAAGCCAGTGTTGCCAAAGCTAAAGCAAAATATTTTTTCATTTCAAATATTGATTTAATCGTATTATCACAAACTCTGATAATCGAGTTTACTTATTTTTATATTAATGTTGTTATTTAACAGGCGAAAAAAATTAGAAAAAAAATACAATTCTATCTAGGTCATTCCAGTATCCAAGCTTGGCATAAGGCACCTATTTATCCTGATCAAGGGCTCTATTTTTAATGGCTACTAATTTAATGTCGTTTGCTATTTTCATTTATACTGTTTTATGAGATATTACTTATGTCTTCTCTTGTTTAAATAAGGCTTTCAAATATAGTGATTTTATCCGTTCATTTTTCGAATAGAACAATATCTGTAATTTCTTTTTGCATTTATAATTTCAGTACGCTGTAAATACATATTTTTTCAACTTATAGTTTCATTATAAAAAATGTAACAAACATAGTTCAAACATTAGTATATCAATTTCAAATTTAGATTTGCTATTTATATTATTAGATATTTTTTAATCAGAAGAAAGAATAATGGAAAAGCCTCGCAGCCACGCAAAAGCATTATAAATATTTATAAATCAACAAAATAATGCCGCGTAGCTTTAAAAAAAAAGCTACGCGGCATTATGAAAGCCACGCGTTTTTACGCCTATCTATTTTATCTCTTTCACCTTATAAACATATCCGCGGTGTATGTGGCGCCTTTCAAATTTGGTTATCAGCAATCGTCCCAATGACATTGCCGCGTTATCTGAACATTTAAACGCTGGATTTCTCTGGCGGATACGATTCAGAATCTCTGTACAGGTAAGTTCTTCAAATGGTTCGCCTTCCTGCGGAGCCGAGAAATACATATCCACACTCTCTTCCTGGGGAGTAACGCGTTGAAACCTGCGGTTACTTTCCGTTATGTAAGCCTCCTCTTCGTGGGTGAACCAGTAGCGTTCACGGTTATGAATAGCATTGACAGCCTGAGCGTACAGCTGACTGTAATCAACAAAACTCTGATAATCAATTATTCCTTTTACTTCAATGCAAATATAGCGACGGCTACCCGTTGGATCGTTCAGCAAGTCAAAATTATTGCATGTGGCTATAAATGTGGCATACCTGCGAAGTTGCTGGGTAACACTGGCATGGGGCAAACGTGTCTGCACCACTGCTTTTTGCAGAATATGTTTTATAAATCCCTGATAAGAGGGACTGATGGAGTCAAACTCGTCCATATTGATAAGTGCAAAACGACTCAGAGCCAGCTGCACATCGTTGCGCTTACTGAAATCAATACTGTCAGTATAATAATCACGCAGTTCGGGTGGCAAAAGGTTCAGGCAAAAAGTAGACTTTCCACACCCTTGACTGCCCACCAGCAGAGGCAGAGTACTGTTCGCGTGCTCTCGATCCAGTTGTTGCCAGTGCGCCACCATTGAAAGAAACCAGATATAAAACAAATTCCTCCATTGCGGATTATCACACGGCACCCTATCCGCCAGTTCGCGTATGCGGTCTTTTCCATCCCATGCACCAAGATTGAGAAGATACTCCTCAACAGGATCATACGAAGGCACCCGATCCGATTCCAGATAGCGCTTCACATCAGCATCCCATAAAGGCAACCCCTCGCCCAGTGCGTTTATGCAGATACTGTTTATAGCCTGCTTGTTCAGCGGGCGGAAATCAAAGTAAAACGACTTCAGTTCTCTGTATTCCACCACTCCCTTCACCGTGTTCCGCCTTAGCTGATAGCGTCGCTGCATAAACTCTTCCATCTGTGCCACCAGGGTCATTGAAGAAGAGATGCAAGGCTTGCTGCCAAACTTTTTAGCCAGCGTATAGGCAGTTCTGAAGCTGGTGCGTATTTCCAAATCATACTTTTTCAGTCCGGTGTGCAGCAAAGTCCATCTCACCGCATCCTCTTCCGGAATGCCCGAGCGATTACAGTTTTCCGCCAGTTTAACAAGAAACGGAAGCAGTTCGTCGTTTTCGTAATCCACCCTGCCCACGGACTCCAGCGCATCCTGCATGGAGGTATTGAACAGAGTAGATATCACACGGCTTCGTTCGTAGTCCGGCAACAGGCGTTGCAACGGATCGCTCACCGCCTGCCGCTCTTCTTCAAAAGTAGATTCCGCAGGCATGCGCACCGGCTGTTCTATTCTGACAGGCATTGCTTCGGGGTTGTGGTACAATCCCGGATCAAAACTCATCCGGCAACTATGATTCAATGCAGGCTTCTTCAACTCTATCTCCCTTTTCAGTTGTGGCTGATACCATTTCACCGCCTCCCTGTAAGCCTGCGCGTGAAACATTTCGGCCATCTGATAATTCTGAGGCAAGCTGCCGTCCATCAGCGAGAAAGGAACAATAATCTTCACACTCTTGTTGCTCGATCCTATAAATGCCAGCAAGGTTTGCGGCAAGCGGGATGCCCTTTCGCGTATCTGCGCCGCCTCACTGTGACCAGTCAGATTATTCACTTCAATGGTTACCCAACCATTGTATCCGGTCATAAGCTGTACGCCTCCATTTTCAGAAAAAGAGCCACCAAATATCAGTTTCGGAACCATTTTCAACTGCTGGCAGATTCTTCCCGGCATTGTATATTGAAGAGCCATGCGCATGTTAGATACTGGCTGGCTTTTAGTCTCGGTCTTCATTGCTTCCACTGCCACAGTTAGTTCTATGACGCGTTGTGTTTGTGTTTTGCCATTCTCCCGGCATTGGGTAATCTTCATAGTATTGTTTTAGTGGTTATTTATTTCTTTGTAGCTTCACGAAATGAACGGCTATAGCTTATTTTGCCTAAAATGCCACGCATCTCCTTGTCTGCCTTAAAGCATACACGCTGCGCCTTTACTTTTGAGGGGGTGCATTCATCGGGTGTTTCATACCCTTCACTGCCTGCCGACACGGAAAATGACCCTATATCTTTCAGATATACCGTATTTCCCTTCATCAGATATGCCTGCATCACATCACTCAAAGCAATAACAGCAGCATACACATCTGCTTCGGTGAGTGAACAGCGCCCGCATATATCCTTTGCCAACTCATCCATACCCACTTGTCCCGAAGCAACCGGCACTCCGTGATAGCGCACTTTTTCTTTTCCTTCACTCTTGTCAATTTTCTGACGAACCACATAATACGACATAACTTGTTGTTTAATTTATTTATAACTGATTGTTTTTGTGCACACCCGGGTGTACACCACCGGTACACCCGGGTCTTATAACGCAGAACATGCGGGTGTAAGCAGCTGTTACACCCGCATGTAGATACTAATTATATTGTTACAAATATACAAAATAAAAGTCTGAAAAGCAAATTTAGAGCCCTCTTTTTCAACATAAGAAGGGGGATATTTGTCACAAAAAGCGCCATATTCAACAAGTATTGAATATGGCGCGTAGCTTTTTTACCTACGCGTAGCTTTTATTTGAAAGCTACGCGCTATTATTGTGTTTAAAATCAATTCATTAAATGTAGCCCGCGTAGCTGCGTAGCTTTTTCATAAAAAATATTACAGTGTAGCATTAAATCCTCTTATTCTATCCTTTATAACTTTTCTTCTTATTTCATAATCTCAAAAAACTCAGCTTCAATAATACGGAGTTGACCTTTTGTATTTTGATTTTTCGGATCTTTAAATCCGTCTAAGTTCTTGTTTCCATTCAGTTAAACCATGTTATGGAAAGCATCCTTTTCAGTACCTGCTCCTGTTTAACGAACCGTTACACTTTTTCCAACTGTTGGTTTCACAGATAAAGTTATATAGCCGAGACTTTGCGCTGTATTGCCTTTCCATACTTCTTTACCATTTATTAGTATTTCAATCGGATAACTGAGCGAGTGCCAACCGGATAATTTAAGGCAAACTTCTGAAATTTTTGCTTTACGAGTCAATTAAGTACCTACTTCAACTATTTCATCTAGCTTAAATTGAAATTTTTGACATTTTATTTTAGTCAGTATTTATTTGTTAGGAGTATTCCACTTATTCGTTTTGCTACATGTAATATTCAATGTCTGATTACCACTTTGCATACGAAAATCCCCTTGCTCAAGAATCCACTTCCCATCGGAACCAACAAACGCCAAGTCACTACCTTTTATGGATAGTGTAACCGACTTAGTTTCACCAGGCTGTAATTCTACTTTTTTGAAAGCTCGTAATCTGCGATTCTCAGGAGTCAGTGATGCAACTAAGTCGCGACTAAACAGCATAACGACTTCTTTTCCGGCACGAGTTCCATGATTTGTAATGTCTACAGAAAAGTGTAAATCATCATCCGCTACAAATGAGGCAGAATTAGCACGAAAATTATTATATACAAAAGTTGTGTAGCTAAGACCATATCCAAAAGGCCATTGTACAGAAACAATTGCATCATAATCATATGCTCCTTCCATCTTATCCATTTCTTCACTAACCTTATAATCATACGTGGTTAGTTCAGCCTGGTTGCGGGGATATGTGTAGGGCATTTTGGCGCTAGGATTTACATCGCCTGTCAAAATATTAGCTAATGCATCACCGCCATAATTTCCTGGAAGTAGAATGTCAATTATTCCATTTGCCAGAGGCTCAATATCATTGATGATTCTGGGCCGTCCCTCATTAAGTATCAAAATGATTGGTTTTCCTGTAGTAGCCAACGCTTTTACAAGTTTAACTTGGTTTGGTGAAATGGCAAGATCGGAAAGATTTCCTGGCGTTTCACAGTATGAGTTTTCACCAATACAAGCAATAATAACATCTACATTACGAGCTGCATCAACAGCTTTTTCAATTTCAGGAGAATTTTCCTCAGTATAGCTACCTTCAGGTTTATAAGTAACTCCTTGCTCCAAACAAACGTTTTCAGATCCGATTTTATTGCATAGCGCTTCGTAAATTGTATTATATTTACTTGCAAATCTATCCGTCAGATGTCCTTGCCATGTATAGCTCCATCCACCATTCAGGCAGCGCATGGAATTAGCATTTGGACCTGTCAAGAGGAGTTTTTTGCCTTTTACAAGCGGCAATATATTATCCTTATTTTTCAGTAAGACTTCTGACTCTTCTGCTACGTGGAGCGCTAATTCGGCATGTTCAGGACTACCAAAAAGCGGATATTTTGCAGATTGGGTGTTGGGGCGATTGAACAGGTCCAAACGAAATTTTAATCTAAGAACTCTACGAACAGCATCATCAATGCGGCTCATCGGTACCTTACCTTCTTGTACAAGTTCTTTTAGCAATGAGCAGAAACTGAGATCGTAAGGTTCCATTGCCATATCTATACCTGCATTGATGGCTATTTGAATGGCTTCTTTTTTATTAGCAGCTATGTGTTCGCGCGTGTAAAGATTGTTTATATCAGCCCAATCAGTAATCAACATGCCATCCCATTTCAAATCTTCTTTCAACCATTGGGTGAGCAAATCGTAATTGGCATGTACCGGCAATCCATTTATAGAACCACTGTTAACCATAATAGTCAAAGCCCCAGCTTGCACGCATGCTTTAAATGGTGCGAAGCACTTTTCCCTCAAATCGGATTCAGATATGTAAGCAGGTGTGCGATCCTTACCGGTGCGAGCCATACTGTAACCTAGATAATGTTTCACCGATGTTGCAATACGATCTGCTGGAATATGGTTAGGGTCGTTTCCTTGAAATCCCAAAATAGCAGAACTACCCATAATTGAATTGACAAAGCAATCTTCACCATAATTTTCCCAAACGCGAGACCATCGTGGGTCACGAGCCATGTCAACTGTGGGTGAATAAGTCCACGGACAATCGCTGGCACGAGTCTCATAGGCTGTAACACGCGCCGCTTCATATGCCCATTTAGGGTTAAACGAAGCAGCAATATTGATATTTTGTGGAAATAGAGTACCACCTAATGTATAAGTGGTACCATGATTTTGATCTAGTCCGTAGATGCATGGAATACCGATCTCCTTCATGGACTTAGCCTGTATCTCACCAATAATCTCTTGCCACTTTTCCTTATTCTGTGCAACAGGTCCTGGAGCATTAAGGAAAGAGCCCACCTTGAACTTTGCAATCGCCTCATAGAGTTTGGTCTGATTTAGCTTAAATTCGCCATTGACCATATCTCCTACTACATCAATGGTAAGTTCTGTCATTTGACCTATTTTCTCGTCAAGTGTCATTTTCGAAATAACAGCATCTATCTTTTGTTCTGTTACGATATCCTTAGCACTGACAAGGGTGGCTGCCTGCATAAAGCAGGTAGCCATTGTTATCAATTTTAAAATGAATCTTGTTTTTTTTACTATCATAATAGATATTTATATTCTTAACATTTATTACTGTAATGTTACCATATCAACATAATAACCATGCCCAACACAGAGAAATCCAGATTGTTCCTTTATCTTATTCAACACGTCTTGTGTTAGCTGTATTTCTTTTACACCGTTTTGGGAAAATTCAATTACAGAAGTACCTGGTAGGTCGTTCCACGAAGCAGTAGTAGTACGTAACTGATGATATTCAGCTTCAGGAGCTACAGAATAATAGATACTAAGAACTGCACCTGCTTTTATTTGGGCAAAAACATCTTGTCCAATCAAGTTAAAAGTCTTATTTGGGCTATTATCAGGAAGATCCCATGACACATAGTGATGTCCTTGCCAGAGAACTGTTTTTGAAGAAACAGTTACAGTCTGCTCGATAGTAATTCCATTAGTACTATAGAATTGTACATTTTCTCCACTCTTTGTTTTACCAACCAAGTTAAAATCTCCATCTGATAATGCAGGGCAAATAAGTGCAATTTCTGAAGCTGATTGACGCGTGAAATTAGTTATAGTCTGTCCTGCTATCGTTAATGAAGCTATGTTATCAAGATTAACACCAGTCATGAGCCACTCTCTATTGGCATTAATACGGTTAGCTCCTGAAGTGATAAGTGTAGCTCTAGTAACTTTTACAGTATTACCACCATACTCATTACCGCTGGCATCTACAAGAGTCACCCGATGTTCACCATCTGTTAAATCAGCCGGCACGAGATATTCAATATAGCTTTGATTGTCAGAGTTTATATAAGTATTGACTGCAATGGTTTTACCATCAATAATAAGACTTTTTACTTTGTCAAGATTATCACCATAAAGACGTGATTTTGCATTCGGCGCAATAATTCGTTCGAATCCTATATTCTTTGTCCACGGATCACCAGCCAAAGGGTTCACTTGTATGATACCTTCACGAGAAGTCGATTTGCCAACTCCTGTGGAAACTATAACCTTAAGCCCATATACACCAGCTTTGAGATTGATGTCAAGTGATGCTCCTGTGTATACCTCTTTCCCGTCAATCTGCCATGCAACAGAGGTGTAGTCAGCAGGTGTAACTGTTAACTTCATTGTAAAATTTGCATCTCGATTAATATTGGCAACAATTGGTAGACTCCCGTTTATACGATCTGGAAAAATTGGGTCAAGTATTCTTGGTTCATCATCTGCTGTAGCCGTTGAAAATGGTGCTTCTTCACTGCAAGCTGTAAATGCAAAGCTCATCACAAGCATGGCAAGCAACATAAAATATATCTTTTTCATATTAGCTTTTTTTGTTTTTAACATTATTCCGTAATTTCTTTATCCCACCATACATGTGTGTGCCAACTGTCTGTACCACCCATACGACTCAAGGCTTCATCGTAACTAGCCTTATTGTATGATGATTCAAGTACTGGATAGCAAAGCCGTACGGGAATATCAGAGCCACCGGTTAGGAATTGACCAAAACCGTAAGCTTCAGGAGATTTAAGCTTTGGATAACCCGAACGGCGAACATTAGCCCAACATTCAGCAGGATTAGTAAAATGAAGAATCCAAGCCTGTGTATTGATAGATTCCTTTTTTTGTTCATCGGTGTAACCAACTCCATTTTTTTGGATAAATTCATTGAAAGCGTCGTCTGATATTGTAGGACAACCATAGTTTGAAGTTAAAAAATCCATAGATGCACGTACACCTTGTTTGTAAAGATCGCTAACAGATGAGCTTCCAACATTCCAACCTTTCAATTTTGCCTCTGCTAATAAAAATTTCACCTCTGCAGAAGTCATCACTACACCAGGATTACTGCCCTTGAGAAAATTATTAGCTAGTTTAGGTTCAGTCTCACGAGACACACTAGAAGCAACAGAAGGATTATTCTTTGCTAGTTCTTTTAATATATCACTATCATAACCTGACGGCCAAGGTTCCCAAGAGAAAGCCCCTGGATCACGTGGTTGAAATTTAATATTCTTGGCAATCATCTCATCAGTCAAGTCAACACGATTGGCAGGGCTTGTAGCACTCATGAGCCCATCGTAATAAAAGCGTGTCATCCTGAAAGTACGTGGATCACCAGTACTATTGAGTTGATTAAACAGCGTAGAACATATATAACTAGGATTATTGGCTGGATCATTACCAAAAAGCAGCTGTGATAAGGCATTACCACGATAATCGGAATAAGCATCCTGTCCAAAACTGAACGAGACATCCATATACCGGATAAGTGCATTGTCAGTAGCATTCTCAAATATACCACCATCAGCCTGTATTGCTTTCTCAAATTCTTCTTGTGCCTTTTGAGGAGCCACATTTGAAATTCTCATGGCAAAACGCAAACGAAGTGAATTGGCTAATTTCTTCCATTTTGCTACGTCACCGTTGAAAATTACGTCACCCGTAATTTTATCCTTGCTAGCATCAAGATTGGCTGCAGCACTACTCAACTCGATGAAAAAATCGTTGTATATATCCTCTTGTTTATCATAATGAGGATTGAATTTTTCTTCAAGAAAGCCTTTACCAGCCTCACTGTAAGGCACATCTCCATAAATATCTGTGATAATTGACATGAGATAAACTCTATATATACGCAAGGTAGAGTTTATGTTTATCCTTTTAGTATCATCAACAGTACGATATTGAGCATCGGTAATGTTCTTAATAGCTGTGGGATATAATGATGTCCAAATACGACTCATCTCACTATTATCCAGTGTGTGGCGACCGCCATAGTTAGTAGTATTCCAGCATCCCATAAGTTGCTGATTGAATGAATATAGATAATTGCGGTAAATCTCTACCATACCAAGATCACCATAAGTTTGTAACTGTGCTGTAGTAAGCTGTGCGTTTGGATCAATAGTGGCAGCTTTCGATGGATCGGTATTCATACTTTTCATGTAATCATCACTGCATGCAGAAAAAAGTATGGTACATGTTACCAGTATCATTATAAAATATGATTGATAATGTTTCATTGTATATCTTCTTTAAATATGAATTTATTTAAGGTTTATTTAGAATTTCACGTTGACGTTGAAACCGTAACTTTTACGTGATGGCAACGAACCATATTCCATTCCCATACCTGTAGTATTGTTATAATTGGAATCAGGATCAATGTTAGGAATGTTTTTCCACAAAATAAATGGGTTGCGGGCTACAAATGAAAGAGTAAGATCATTTACCAATTTTTTCAACCATGATTTTGGCACAATATAGCTCAGCGTTATTTCACGACACTTCACGTATGAATTATCGTAGATAAACATTGACGGAGCATTGCGACATACACTCATCCAATAATCTTCAGGATTTATGCGAATGTCATTTGGACGATAAGTACCATCAGCATTACTTATCACACCTGGAGCAATGAAGCCATCTGTAGGCTTCCAAGCAGAAGACCCTTTTGTGATACCTGCAGCCTGACGTTGTTCCTCTGACTCATACCATCCTTCACGTCCGATAAGTGTTTGTTTACTTTTACCAGATTCATATGCAGCACGAGCTGACATAGAATATAGATCAGCACCCACTTTAATATCGAAAATGGCTGACAGTGAAATATTTTTGTAAGCAAATGTAGTAGAAAAACCTCCTGTCCAATCCCATGAAGCATTACCTAATACATGGTTGTTTTTGTCATACTCTGGCAAACCGGTCTGTGAATTAATAAGAATATCACCATTCTCATTGCGTTTAAAATCAGGACCAACAATTGAGCCAAAGTTCTCACCTACCTTTGCTGCCACCTGAACATCAAGCCAAGGAGCCTTTTCCAACTCAAACATATCCATGCCATCAACAAGTTTTTTCACTTTGTTGCTGTTCTTTGAAAAATTAAAATTCAAGTCCCAAGAGAAGTCTTTTAGCTGTATGGGGCGTGTATTAAGAGCTATTTCTATACCTTTATTTTGTATCTCACCAGCATTAATAAGACGATAGTTATAACCCGATGTCCATGAACTAGCCATACTCATTATCTGGTTTTTACTAATCTGTGTGTAGTAGGTAAAATCAAGACCTATGCGGTTCTTAAAAAACTTCAAATCCAAACCTGTTTCGAATGAATTAGTCTTTGTTGGCATCAAATCTTTATTTGGAATTGTATTGTTGTTGATGTACCCAATAGTATAACCAGGATATGTAAACTTTGATTTGGTATATACCAATCCTAACTGATATGGATCGGTATCGCTACCCACCTGTGCCCACGACATTCGAAGTTTTCCATAAGGTAAGATATCACCCAATTTTGTCAATTCAGAAAAGACAAAGCTACCAGAAAACGAGGGATAAACATATACATTATTATCTGTAGAAAGTGTTGAAGACTGATCACCACGAAGAGTAGC
This genomic interval carries:
- a CDS encoding HU family DNA-binding protein, with translation MSYYVVRQKIDKSEGKEKVRYHGVPVASGQVGMDELAKDICGRCSLTEADVYAAVIALSDVMQAYLMKGNTVYLKDIGSFSVSAGSEGYETPDECTPSKVKAQRVCFKADKEMRGILGKISYSRSFREATKK
- a CDS encoding BT4734/BF3469 family protein — encoded protein: MKITQCRENGKTQTQRVIELTVAVEAMKTETKSQPVSNMRMALQYTMPGRICQQLKMVPKLIFGGSFSENGGVQLMTGYNGWVTIEVNNLTGHSEAAQIRERASRLPQTLLAFIGSSNKSVKIIVPFSLMDGSLPQNYQMAEMFHAQAYREAVKWYQPQLKREIELKKPALNHSCRMSFDPGLYHNPEAMPVRIEQPVRMPAESTFEEERQAVSDPLQRLLPDYERSRVISTLFNTSMQDALESVGRVDYENDELLPFLVKLAENCNRSGIPEEDAVRWTLLHTGLKKYDLEIRTSFRTAYTLAKKFGSKPCISSSMTLVAQMEEFMQRRYQLRRNTVKGVVEYRELKSFYFDFRPLNKQAINSICINALGEGLPLWDADVKRYLESDRVPSYDPVEEYLLNLGAWDGKDRIRELADRVPCDNPQWRNLFYIWFLSMVAHWQQLDREHANSTLPLLVGSQGCGKSTFCLNLLPPELRDYYTDSIDFSKRNDVQLALSRFALINMDEFDSISPSYQGFIKHILQKAVVQTRLPHASVTQQLRRYATFIATCNNFDLLNDPTGSRRYICIEVKGIIDYQSFVDYSQLYAQAVNAIHNRERYWFTHEEEAYITESNRRFQRVTPQEESVDMYFSAPQEGEPFEELTCTEILNRIRQRNPAFKCSDNAAMSLGRLLITKFERRHIHRGYVYKVKEIK
- a CDS encoding SusD/RagB family nutrient-binding outer membrane lipoprotein, which gives rise to MKHYQSYFIMILVTCTILFSACSDDYMKSMNTDPSKAATIDPNAQLTTAQLQTYGDLGMVEIYRNYLYSFNQQLMGCWNTTNYGGRHTLDNSEMSRIWTSLYPTAIKNITDAQYRTVDDTKRININSTLRIYRVYLMSIITDIYGDVPYSEAGKGFLEEKFNPHYDKQEDIYNDFFIELSSAAANLDASKDKITGDVIFNGDVAKWKKLANSLRLRFAMRISNVAPQKAQEEFEKAIQADGGIFENATDNALIRYMDVSFSFGQDAYSDYRGNALSQLLFGNDPANNPSYICSTLFNQLNSTGDPRTFRMTRFYYDGLMSATSPANRVDLTDEMIAKNIKFQPRDPGAFSWEPWPSGYDSDILKELAKNNPSVASSVSRETEPKLANNFLKGSNPGVVMTSAEVKFLLAEAKLKGWNVGSSSVSDLYKQGVRASMDFLTSNYGCPTISDDAFNEFIQKNGVGYTDEQKKESINTQAWILHFTNPAECWANVRRSGYPKLKSPEAYGFGQFLTGGSDIPVRLCYPVLESSYNKASYDEALSRMGGTDSWHTHVWWDKEITE
- a CDS encoding glycoside hydrolase family 3 N-terminal domain-containing protein, with translation MATCFMQAATLVSAKDIVTEQKIDAVISKMTLDEKIGQMTELTIDVVGDMVNGEFKLNQTKLYEAIAKFKVGSFLNAPGPVAQNKEKWQEIIGEIQAKSMKEIGIPCIYGLDQNHGTTYTLGGTLFPQNINIAASFNPKWAYEAARVTAYETRASDCPWTYSPTVDMARDPRWSRVWENYGEDCFVNSIMGSSAILGFQGNDPNHIPADRIATSVKHYLGYSMARTGKDRTPAYISESDLREKCFAPFKACVQAGALTIMVNSGSINGLPVHANYDLLTQWLKEDLKWDGMLITDWADINNLYTREHIAANKKEAIQIAINAGIDMAMEPYDLSFCSLLKELVQEGKVPMSRIDDAVRRVLRLKFRLDLFNRPNTQSAKYPLFGSPEHAELALHVAEESEVLLKNKDNILPLVKGKKLLLTGPNANSMRCLNGGWSYTWQGHLTDRFASKYNTIYEALCNKIGSENVCLEQGVTYKPEGSYTEENSPEIEKAVDAARNVDVIIACIGENSYCETPGNLSDLAISPNQVKLVKALATTGKPIILILNEGRPRIINDIEPLANGIIDILLPGNYGGDALANILTGDVNPSAKMPYTYPRNQAELTTYDYKVSEEMDKMEGAYDYDAIVSVQWPFGYGLSYTTFVYNNFRANSASFVADDDLHFSVDITNHGTRAGKEVVMLFSRDLVASLTPENRRLRAFKKVELQPGETKSVTLSIKGSDLAFVGSDGKWILEQGDFRMQSGNQTLNITCSKTNKWNTPNK